One Leptodactylus fuscus isolate aLepFus1 chromosome 11, aLepFus1.hap2, whole genome shotgun sequence genomic window, tacggaacggcgcgacgaagaccacgtctaaaggtaggagccgaatagcctttcttaaggctattctgacgttgtaattagaaaaaaaagtagtttaatggtagaatccctttaaaaaaagacaaatgtcCATCTAAGTCAGTCTATTGTCCTGCCGTGTAGATCCAGAAAAAATAATATACATTTGTTTTTTATCATCTTAGAGGTAAAATTCCTTCACAACTCCAAATCAATCACTAGATCAAAAAGCCATATAAATTACCGGCATGTAGGTGTCTGTTAACAAGCTGGAtctgtcatgtgatggacattagtagctgtatattatattcaGAGCACGGTCATCTTTCCAGCTATGCTTGTTTTATGATCAAACAATAAGTCTCTTAAAAATACAATCATGCTAGTTACGTATACTTGTACTCCTATAATTGGTAGATATTTGCAGTCTTGGGAAGGCAGACAAATATGTTAGAATAGTATCAGATCAGTCATATTGGTTGGCTGTATAGACAgagtaaataaaatgtaaatgtacCTCATTCTATTACCAGTAATCTAAATTTACAAGAATAAGGATGATCAATACATGCGCATCATCCACATATGACATCTCTTACCATCTTGTCATGTCCCGTGGAAGCCAGAAGGATGCCATCATTGGAGAAAGACAATGTTCTCAACCAATCTATGTGTCCTTTCAGAAGAAAGATCAGGGCACCACTGCGCGGGTTCCACACTCTTATTGTTTTGTCCCATGATCCAGAAGCCTGATCAAATAATTAACATATCCTAATTAATAATGAACCATTGATCCAGAAGACCCCCTCATACAATGGGTGTCTTAAAGGGCCAACACTTGCCACATTGAAAGCCTTTAGCTTTCAGGCTAGTAATATAGatagtctatccttaggataggccattaatatcagattgatgggacTCCAACTGTTGGCACCTGCATGATCAACAGATTGGGTGAATGGAAGTGATCTGTAGTAAAAGGAGCAGCCATTATGGAACTGTAAGGTAACTGTAACTAAGCTGGAGCGGATTCTCATTTAAATAACTGGCTGTTCTCCCCTTGGTCCACACAAACAGTCACATAGATAGGCAGGGCTGGAATTGTgcatgcagcgcttttctctccgcatttttttttAACGGGTTCGGGGGACGGAAACCCCCATTGGAGTTTaagtgctgatgtgaacccagcctaaatgtggtatagcagagctggctgtggctGGGCCGAGGGTGATTTCTGTTATCATTGTATTGCATTATTTCCTGTTACTTTGCAGCCTGTGATTCATAGCAGGGGATACGGAGTCTTAAAACACAACGCCACCTAGTGACTAACACATGTATCACACCTCTCatgatatgcaaatctgttttccaggatgtaattaggaaaacaatgtctCTGTTCCCTGCCACCCTAGCCATCACCCTGAAGGAAGTCAAATGTCACCATTTTGTAAGCATAAGACTGTGGAGAGAACATTCCGAAACATGTGCTCCATAACAAGTATCACAGGATCCAGGGGCCAAGGCCAGAGCTGTGGAACATCCACCACCCTGATTATTGTGGCCCGAAACTCTGAACTATCAGGATTACATAACGTGAGTGGGAATATTGTGTGCTAGTATTGTAGTGGGCATCCTCCTATGAGACAAATAGGAATCCAGATGACCTTAGGGCTGTAACACTAAAGTATAAAGCTAGGAATACCTTTCATCATGTCTATCCTGCACCTCAGGACTTTGCTGTGTCACCAGGTGTGCCCTGTTATTGCGTATTGAAGAACCTGTGTAAGTGTTGGTGCCTCCACAGCCTTGGAAGAGTTTTCAGTAAAAGTTCAACTCTGTTTCGACTTTACAACGGTTTCTGCATCTGACTTTGTGCCAATAACATCAGGGCAACCCAAACACCTCCAGTCGGCACAGTATAGGAGAAGCGCCCTGGAGGAACAATCACCACCATTTATGCAGCCCTCTCATCACCGGtaccagcatacctcccaaccgtcccgatttccgcgggacagtcacgatttgggtgacatgtcccgcggtcccggttggagggaggtatgtcccgatttcaactcagatctgcgtccagaggacgcagatctgagttgaacatatatgcggctgaagcaaggagctgacacaggtcagctcctcgcttcgccgctgcccgcctctctccctgacacatgcggctgaagctgctcgcgtgcttgcttcgccgctgcatctctctctcgctgacacatgcggctgaagcgaggagctgacctgtgtcagctcctcgcttcgctgctgccgccggctcctggcttgtagacgcgatgtgcgggcagagagcggcgagggagcggaggagaaggtaagtttaatgtggaggtggaacatgaatctgggggcagatgaaggagaggacagcatgacactgggggcagagatggagaggacggcatgacactgggggcagatgaaggagaggacatgaatctgggggcagagatggagaggacatgaatctgggggcagagatgtgggacatgaatctgggggcagagatgtggggacatgaatctgggggcagatatggagggacatgaatctgggggcagagatggagtggacatgaaactgggggcagagatgggggacatgaatctgggggcagagatggagaggacatgaatctgagggcagagatgggggacatgaatctgggggcagagatgggggacatgaatctgggggcagagatggagaggacatgaatttgggggcagagatggagggacatgaatctgggggcagagatgggggacatgaatctgggggcagagatgtgggacatgaatctgggggcagagatgtggggacatgaatctggggcagagatggagaggacatgaatctgggggcagagatggagggacatgaatctgggggcagagatgtggggacatgaatctgggggcagagatggagaggacatgaatctgagggcagagatgggggacatgaatctgggggcagagatggagtggacatgaaactgggggcagagatgggggacatgaatctgggggcagagatggagaggacatgaatctgagggcagagatgggggacatgaatctgggggcagagatgggggacatgaatctgggggcagagatggaaggacatgaatctgagggcagagatgtgggacatgaatctgggggcagagatggagggacatgaatctgggggcagagatggagggacatgaatctgggggcagagatggaagagggacatgaaactgggggcagatgaagggtgtatatgaaactgtgggagagatagaggggggacatataatttacgggtgactgtaggaggattatactgtgtgcgggcacatgaaaaattaatgagtgggcggagtcaacacaaaagtgggcggggctaaatttgccgcacactttgtccctctttcggttcttaaaaagttgggaggtatgggtaccaGTGTTGGTAACATGGGAGAGCACCAGCCCAGAGAATGTGACAAGTCTGCACTGTCTGCATCCCGCAATTTCAACTACAGCGTTACCCACATCTGATCACCACATTAGCAGTGCCTCAGGTTCGCAGGAGGTGAATGTCACATTTCCCACTGTAGCGAAAGCCTGAAGTCTGTCTCTGTGATTGAACTAGTAACTGCTGTGACCATCAAGTTCTACTGCTTAGCTGCCGTACTGTCTTGTCTGCTGTGAACATCTTCAACCCAGTAAACAACCCTGCCGCTGCAGCACCCCAGCGGACACTGCTTAaatggatttattttatttttgtaattatatatgtaatgttattttaaatatatatatttgtatcaaTAAGCTGGATCATAGGTGATTGAGACCTGGGGTTTAGAAACTAGCAACATGAACGACGCCATATTCTTACCAGCATTCCAGACACAGAGAAGATCACGCAGCTGATATTTCCCTTGTGTCCTTTCAGAACTTTCTCTGGCACATCATCACACAGGCGCCACACTCTGACAGTGTAATCCCAGGACCCTGTGGCCTGCAGGTAACGTAAAAGAAAAATTAGTGCAGCTCATGATCATATATTATCTTTATTATAGGCTCAATGACAATTTGTCTGGATTCTTAAATACTATATTGAAATATAGATAACGGAGAAGTCCATAGGGCTACTGAAGGGGCCATGAATTTAAAAAACTTTACTCACCTCTTCCTGGACCTCCGTCTTCAGTGGTGTCTGCTCCATTCTTCAGTTTACAGGTCCTCAGACTGTGCCagctgaccactgcagccaatcacaagcctcagtggccACCTCTTCACACATGGCATGTGAATACTATGACGTGTCCTTTGTGAAGAGATGGCCTCTGTggcttgtgattggctgcagaggtCACCTGACACAAGCAGCTCAGGGACATGTAAACTGAAGACTGGAGCTGCCACTGCTGGAGACAGAGGCCAGGGAAGAGGTGAGTAAAGTTTATTTATGTTGATGACCCATTTAAAGGCCCTATGTAACATTGAAAAGGGTGGCTATATTCTTTACAGAAATAGCACCAATCTTGTTTAGTGGAGGTGTCTGATGTTACATTGCAGCCCATTCTGCAGTTCTGGATTACAATATAGACAACAATACCTTCAAATCAATTCCATTGAACTTCTTATGTTTgtgatatatttatacagtatatacactctgTACAATGGTGTTCATGTTCTTTACATATTCCATCTAAGATCCAAGCTACTTTGATATACAGTACGTATATAGTAATAGTAACGTTATTCATGGCTGTAATTTACAGGTCCTTCTTGTATGGATCCATAATGCACTGCCCATAGCCAACTATGGATCCATGCTATGTGTCCATTTTATATAGAGGCATACAgttttttctctttctctttctcagaTTCACATGAAATCCATGAAAAAACGTTTCTAGGTGAGAATATATTTCCTCACAGAGGCCCCATATGGCGGTGTATTGACACACCCTGTGTGGCGACACCATACAAGGTCCATGCCGTGTAAATAAGTCCTATATAGAACTGAATAGTTGAcatacatttaaccccttaatgacacatgacgtactattacttcatgggagcTACGTACTTAGCGAaccatgaagtaatactacgTCATGCAAAGCCCGCCCATTCAGCGGGCGGGCGGCATCGGAACCGGGTGTTAGCTCTTACAGTCGGCTATCACCCGTTTCCACTTACCTCAGGTCAGAGCTGCACTCCCTGGAGGTTTTAATCCTTTGAATGCCATCGCATCCATAAATTTCCGTGAACTTTCCTCCCCCCTCCGGTACCCCCTGCGGCAAGAtcgggggggtgccggtatctgtattatgcagcctggggtctgggcAGTGACCCCACACTGCCCAGAGGCCCCCCGTTACCTGGTGAACCTCCAGGACCTTGTGACGTCAGGCTGTGCGTCACATTGCATTATAGTATCAGCAATCAAagcattgctgattgaagtgtcctaaatggacacatgaaaaagtgaaaaaaaataaagtgttttaaaaaaaaattaataaagttataaagcccccaaattccctttttctatagaaatgaattagataaaaaaataaaaataatacgtatttggtatcgtcgcgtccgtaacaatctgtacaacaaaactgaaacaatatttaatgtacacggtgaacggcgGAAAATCCCCCCCGGAAAAAACCTGCcgaaagtaatgatttttcgccatctcaccttacaaaatatgttataaaaagtgatcaaaaagtcatatctaccccacaacagtaccaataaaaagcacgttgtcccgcaaaaaataagccctcaaccaacaatgtcaaccgaaaaataaaaatattacgcctctcagaagatggcgatgcaaaaatcactgagttatgtccccaaatgagtttttgttctgcagaattagtatcgcattaaaaaataatataaatgaggaatcgccgtaatcgtaccgacccgcagaataaaggtcacatgttacttatactgtacactttacgctgtaaccataccgacccgcagaataaaggtcacatgttacttatactgtacgttgcatagcgaaaaatttaaaaggtaaaatgcaatgccagaattaattttttttaaatccagcaaaaaagagttaataaaatgtattcaataagttgtaggcacccaaatatggtgtcattacaaaatgcatctcatcccgcaaacaacaagcccttatatggccgcgtcaccagaaaattaagaaaaatatagcatctagcaatgtgaagacaaaaactcgccaaatcgccaaatcattagaatacaactggctgtggcaggaagggaatatataaactgtgcgaacggatatcaggggacaccccatatttacagcttataagggaaaagacaccggaagtgacccccagagtgacccccctccccaaacataggagctactgggacatagtagggaatttggtgttcccaatgtactccgcacagtttacatattccctcttcaccatctgctgtgcattcacgtctgggatacaaATACTcgctacaccccctgataaattctttgaggggtgccattttcaaaatgaggtcactcctttggggaatccacttttctggtacattACAGACTCTACAAAGATGGCATGGcgaccagataccaaacatctgaatctgtactccaacagccacatagcaatccttcccttctgagccctgctgtgtgcccaaactgcagtttacacccacatatataattttttgcccctcgggatggcccacttaatagttttaggagtgcaggtctctgacaacacaaagtgggtgcaacgtattggtcACCgacatggcatatttctttaaaaatgtaaattttctttTTGTACATACagttttgggaagcattttagtctcaaaatgataataccccttgatacattccttgacgggtgtagtttctacaatggggtcacttttgagggggttttcattgtattgagactttaggggctctgcaaatgtgaaatggcacctgaaaactttaccagccctccaaaatccaaatagcgctctgagcccaccatgttcccatacagcagatcatGGCCACATATGgtgtattgctgtgttcaggagaaattatgtaacaaattatggtgtttttaattctttaactacttgcataaattaaaaatttggcgctaaatggacaatttattggggaAAAAAGGTAATTTCATTTCAATGGCAAAAAAATCAGTGAAACACTTGTAGGgtaaaagtgctcactataccccttgataaattcaagggttaaataaaaaatgtacttacaaagCAAGAATCATCTGCTGAGAAAGCGCTGCACTGAATGGCATCCTGATGTCCCCTGAAAGTCTTCAATCTCTGACCAGTCTGTCAGTTACATGGATGATAATGGTTAATAACACATCAGTGGTAGATATTGTATAATAtcaattgtattgtattgtattgtaattgTATGGTTATATAAGAGTTGTGGTATTGTTAGGCTTGTGTCAATAGCAAGTAATAAGTGATTACGAAGAAACAATACACAGACCCAAGGAAAGGATACAAAGtcgtgtgtgtgtgagtgtttgtatatatttattatgagaagatgacaggcagggtgctggagtcacagtataCCTCCCCCAGAtatctgacttatgtgtggtccagtgagggtctagagtaggcctcagccccaggtgtgggttctGGGCTCAttgctgggccataaaaggctgcagagcctacacttcaTGGCAGatactgggagtgagaggaggtgctgggtctgtcctggagaattgagttttttggtgagaccaaactgggacttgtactattttgttttgttcgtgtggccgGTAGTAAGCCACTCGTATAGCTAGGTTTatcctgtttagttagtgctcggatgagcaggtttttatttgacgtttttgtgcctgaagttaaggctgtattttattttgcttagttTTGTACCTGaggtgaagttttatttatttttattttttttttttcaaataaacctgtttgcaccagacattgtgttcctgtctctgactggttgggcctgcaccattgctgctaccgatcTACCTATcccacagtagatagatagatgatagatagatagatagatagatagatagaatcagaATCTGAGAAAAAACTTTCAAGAAAGGTATCCAGCAATCAATGGTTAAAGATTATATAAAATccaagtttttatttttgcttcattaaaaaaagtttacaaaaatgcCATATTGTGTATGGCCATATTTGACTCACAAATTACAAGATAAAAGGAGCGTCCGGGCTGACACATTTCAGAACAAATGTTCCTTAGTCGTAGgatgtgtagcattttttttttttcggttgacagagttggttgagggcttattttttgtgggacgatctgtgctttttgttggtactgttttggggtatgtgtgactttttgatcactttttatagcattttaataagacgagatggcaaaaaaaatcattatttcttcgtttgattaatttattaatttatttatttttcatagacttgtttttttaaaactttttttttttttttttttttttactttttattgatgTCCCACAAGGGGGCCTGAACCAGTGATCCACTGGATCACTGATTCAGCATTATAGACGTGCAATACActtatattgcagtctatagaggaagttagtCTATGCAGAGGCATAGACTAACtgcctccattcctggcaggatcaaccaggtatgtgaggTCTGCAAGCAGCCCGGGCTGCAGATACGTCAtatgggcaccccccgatctcactgcggggggtgcccaggggcCCCTTAACCCAGCGGAGCCCATTGGATACAGCGGACTTGTTTGCCCGCTGTATCCAAAGGGTTAAAATCCCCGATGGAAGCGCAGTTcacggctagagatgagcgagtactgttcggatcagccgatccgaacagcacgctcgcatagaaatgaatggacgtagccggcacgcggggggttaagcggccggccgccgtcaaagcggaagtaccaggtgcatccattcatttctatggagcgtgctgttcggatcggctgatccgaacagcactcgctcatctctattcacggccattacggacatgttctataaactgcggaccacggttgcggcatggccaaaccacggataaaatatccggtggtgtaagaggccgcattgaatataatgtgtccgcaaatggtccgcaattgaaaaccctcaattgcggaccatttgcagacttacattacggccgtgtaagaccagccttaatggggttgtcaAAAACTTTATCATCATTAGCATATCCTTTGGACAGGCCATCAATGCAAATCTGCAAAGTGAAGGAACTGTAACACTTGTCTGTCTTCCCTTTATTGCTCACAATGGCAAACATGGAATGCTTGATAGCACAGCAAGCTATGTCATATCCCTGCAGGAAAGCTATGTGATCTATGGCAAACATGACACTTGTGCGGCCTATGTGTGCTCCAtagaaaactttttaaaatactgTACGTTCATATATTTTTCTACTATACTGCATATTTGATACATTGGACtacaaggctctgttcacatctgcattagggaTTACATCAAATATAATGTAATAGATGCTGAACCTGATGAATCCCATTATAGGTctaaggcagtggttcttaaccagggtttgatcgaaccctaggccatatgcacggttcattttgtgtaccagtaaaaaaacatatacctatgtcttgaatttggaaaaaatcatatttgatttatcactaaagaagggttcgatgAATGTgcgtatgaaactggtgggttcggtacctcaaacaaggttaagaaccactggtctaaggGGTATTATGGATGCAGTTGTTATCTACGATATGACTAATCCAGTACTGCATTGTGACTCCTGTTATTAAAGCAAACAGGGAAAGCCTGATACAGAGTCTTACCCCAATATTGAAAAATCAACTGCAATTGATcataaatatttttgtaaaagaGATTATAACTTTAGGCTTCTTACCAGCACTGTCCACAAGATGACAAGACGATCCCATCCTGCAGATAGTAGATATGTGCCATCTGGGCTGAAGTTAACCGTTTCTACACTTTTAGAATGATCTGGAAGGAGGGAAGTTGATGAGTAATGGAGAAAATTATAATCGATGGAAAACAATGGCTGCTGATGtaggtctatggcaggggtactCTGCCTACCCATAAAGCTGCAGCCTCCGAATTCACCTTAAGTTCAGTGTCCCATTGCAGTAGAGAGAGGTATACTTATTTGGAGTGCAGGTATAGAATTATGTCCAGTATACAGATGAGTAAAGG contains:
- the WDR38 gene encoding WD repeat-containing protein 38, with the protein product MWKNPSEYFTTTTMKYFERHKGEVNCCTISPDYQLVLTCSDDNRIHLWEAKSGLLRHKVTGHTGPVKSCCFSPDGSLFASSSHDCTVRIWRVDTADCLHMLTDHSKSVETVNFSPDGTYLLSAGWDRLVILWTVLTGQRLKTFRGHQDAIQCSAFSADDSCFATGSWDYTVRVWRLCDDVPEKVLKGHKGNISCVIFSVSGMLASGSWDKTIRVWNPRSGALIFLLKGHIDWLRTLSFSNDGILLASTGHDKMVRLWDCENGRCIKVVKGMLEMTHICIFSPEGTLMLAGAMGLYQSQY